Proteins from a genomic interval of uncultured Desulfuromusa sp.:
- the glyS gene encoding glycine--tRNA ligase subunit beta, with translation MSAELFLELGTEEIPAGFIASALQDIQELLSQELERARISYGEISTFATPRRLAVSIKDVARLQQRQELEVTGPPARIAYDDSGKPTKAAEGFARTNGVSVDELQIIETAKGEYLFISKVIEGGETKIELQQILPRVISKISFKKSMRWKDLDIRFVRPLHWIVAVFAGEIVPFTFGDLQSGDRSRGHRFMAPEEFSVKDAAEYLFKAEQHHVLPEVAKRRQLITEQLAVLAQTLGGMINPDDELLDEVSFLVETPQALAGTIDDEFLQLPPELLIASMREHQRYFTLVDAKGKLLPHFITVANTHAKDPRVVVAGNERVLRARLSDAMFFWKEDQKNKLETRLELLKKVVYQAKLGTSFEKIERFTELATGLAQRLAPQTVVLTKRAAILAKCDLETGMVYEFPELQGIMGREYALLEGEDPRVATAIYEHYLPTQAGGELPSDDIGSFISLADKIDTICGCFSVGLIPTGTADPYALRRNAIGILAIILDRGYSISIPDLVAESVELLEPKRQRSASEIVADVVEFIRLRFVNMLSGESYPADVIDAVLSASFDDPIDALKRIEALSKLKQKDDFDPLAVAFKRVGNIIKGGLAQPVDKDLLAEDSEKALFADLEKVQAEVDKYIVAHDYDQALVLIAGLRQPVDAFFDNVMVMVEDEAVKSNRLALLTGIAGLFKGIADFRRIS, from the coding sequence ATGTCTGCAGAACTGTTTCTCGAACTGGGGACTGAAGAAATCCCAGCCGGATTTATTGCATCGGCTTTACAGGATATTCAGGAGTTACTCAGCCAAGAGCTGGAACGTGCGCGCATCTCTTATGGTGAAATATCCACCTTTGCTACACCACGAAGATTAGCGGTGTCGATCAAGGACGTTGCCCGTTTGCAGCAACGTCAGGAGTTGGAAGTGACAGGACCTCCTGCTCGTATCGCTTATGATGATTCTGGAAAACCGACTAAAGCTGCTGAGGGGTTTGCCCGGACTAATGGTGTTTCAGTTGATGAATTACAGATCATTGAGACGGCAAAAGGGGAGTATTTATTTATTTCCAAGGTGATTGAAGGTGGTGAGACAAAAATCGAGTTACAACAGATTTTACCTCGTGTCATCAGCAAAATATCTTTTAAGAAGTCAATGCGATGGAAGGATCTCGATATCCGCTTTGTCAGACCGTTGCATTGGATTGTCGCCGTTTTTGCGGGAGAGATCGTTCCTTTTACTTTTGGAGATCTGCAAAGCGGAGATCGCTCCAGAGGGCATCGTTTTATGGCGCCGGAAGAATTTTCCGTCAAAGATGCCGCTGAATATCTCTTCAAGGCTGAGCAGCATCATGTTCTTCCTGAAGTTGCCAAGCGTCGTCAGTTGATAACGGAACAGCTTGCTGTCTTAGCCCAGACCCTGGGGGGGATGATCAACCCGGATGATGAACTCCTTGATGAGGTCAGTTTTCTTGTTGAAACACCGCAGGCTTTGGCTGGGACTATTGACGATGAGTTTCTGCAGTTGCCTCCTGAACTTTTGATTGCCAGTATGCGTGAGCATCAGCGCTATTTTACTTTGGTCGATGCTAAAGGGAAATTATTACCCCACTTTATTACTGTTGCCAATACCCATGCTAAAGATCCGCGTGTCGTTGTTGCCGGAAACGAGAGGGTTTTGAGGGCTCGTTTGTCTGATGCAATGTTTTTCTGGAAAGAGGATCAGAAAAACAAACTGGAGACGCGTCTTGAGTTGCTGAAAAAGGTTGTTTATCAAGCAAAATTGGGAACCAGCTTTGAAAAAATTGAAAGATTTACTGAGTTAGCGACCGGATTAGCCCAGCGACTTGCTCCGCAAACAGTTGTGCTGACAAAACGTGCTGCGATTTTAGCTAAATGTGACCTTGAAACTGGAATGGTTTATGAATTCCCTGAATTGCAGGGAATTATGGGGCGTGAATACGCATTGCTGGAGGGCGAGGATCCACGTGTTGCAACGGCAATTTATGAACACTATCTGCCAACTCAGGCCGGTGGGGAATTGCCGAGTGATGATATCGGTTCTTTTATTTCTCTTGCCGATAAAATAGACACTATTTGCGGTTGCTTTAGTGTTGGTTTAATCCCAACTGGAACCGCAGATCCCTATGCCTTGCGGCGTAATGCAATAGGGATTCTGGCGATTATTCTGGATAGAGGTTACTCTATTTCGATTCCTGATTTAGTTGCTGAGAGTGTTGAGCTGTTAGAACCAAAACGTCAGCGTAGCGCGAGTGAGATCGTCGCTGATGTTGTGGAGTTTATCCGTTTGCGCTTTGTCAATATGCTGTCGGGAGAAAGCTATCCTGCTGACGTGATTGATGCGGTTCTCAGTGCTTCTTTTGATGACCCAATTGACGCGCTTAAGAGGATTGAAGCACTGTCCAAACTTAAACAAAAAGATGATTTTGACCCTCTGGCAGTTGCATTTAAGCGGGTTGGGAATATCATTAAAGGAGGGCTGGCTCAACCGGTAGACAAAGACCTGTTAGCCGAGGACAGTGAGAAGGCGCTTTTTGCTGATCTCGAAAAAGTTCAAGCTGAGGTTGATAAATATATTGTTGCACATGATTATGATCAGGCACTGGTCTTGATTGCGGGGTTACGTCAGCCCGTCGATGCTTTTTTTGATAATGTCATGGTGATGGTAGAGGATGAGGCGGTTAAGAGTAATCGACTTGCTTTACTGACTGGTATCGCTGGTTTGTTCAAGGGAATTGCTGATTTCCGTCGGATTTCCTGA
- the recO gene encoding DNA repair protein RecO yields MISHLQSCEALVLRHTNYGESDVILSLFISDYGLQKGFAKSARKSRKRFSAVLDPFTQAIFQWKPGRGHFWWLQDAELLTSRIGLRADLQRLALASYGVELVELMLDEGQPHPAVFELLCCFLDFLERGGDIFSAKLLFELRLIYLLGYMPHLLHCSECLKIFDGELIRFDAIRGGSLCLSCAGSAGLAVGLGTVGSLARSLNVGHKQFDGFSFGQKTLQEANLILQQVLQQVLPREPKSMQFLS; encoded by the coding sequence ATGATTTCTCATTTACAAAGCTGCGAGGCTCTGGTTTTACGCCATACAAATTATGGAGAATCAGATGTTATCCTGTCTCTTTTTATATCCGACTATGGTTTACAAAAAGGGTTTGCCAAGTCAGCTCGAAAGAGTCGAAAGCGATTTTCTGCGGTATTAGACCCTTTTACTCAGGCAATTTTTCAATGGAAACCGGGACGAGGTCATTTCTGGTGGTTGCAGGACGCTGAACTCCTTACTTCTCGGATCGGATTGCGGGCTGATTTACAACGTCTTGCTCTTGCGAGTTACGGAGTCGAATTAGTAGAATTGATGTTGGATGAGGGACAACCGCATCCTGCTGTTTTTGAATTACTTTGTTGCTTTCTTGATTTTCTGGAACGCGGAGGCGATATTTTTAGCGCAAAGCTATTGTTTGAATTGCGTTTGATTTATCTCCTTGGGTATATGCCTCATCTCCTTCATTGTAGTGAGTGCCTGAAGATTTTTGATGGCGAATTAATCCGCTTTGATGCTATTCGAGGTGGAAGTCTTTGTCTTTCATGTGCTGGGTCTGCTGGTCTCGCGGTTGGCTTAGGAACGGTTGGATCTTTAGCCCGCTCATTAAATGTAGGGCATAAGCAATTTGATGGGTTCTCCTTTGGTCAAAAAACCCTTCAGGAGGCGAATTTGATTCTCCAGCAGGTTTTACAGCAAGTGTTGCCCCGAGAGCCAAAATCAATGCAGTTTCTCTCCTGA
- the ppdK gene encoding pyruvate, phosphate dikinase — MSKFVYAFGVGEADGDGSMKELLGGKGANLAEMTSIGLPVPPGFTLTTEVCTAYYENNRTYPDSLYKEVEQALKSLEQRMDKVFGGSENPLLVSVRSGARASMPGMMDTVLNLGLNDKTIQGVILQSNDPRFAYDSYRRFIQMYANVVKGMNGEVFAKILVEKKEEKGVELDTELEAEDLQQLVKAFKASYKDHLNEDFPEDPMQQLWEAIGAVFGSWMTPRAVTYRKLHAIPSDWGTAVNVQGMVFGNMGDDCATGVAFTRDPATGENYFYGEYLVNAQGEDVVAGIRTPQPINLAKHKEGDLPAMEEVMPESYAQLVKIREVLEKHYKDMQDIEFTIEKNKLYMLQTRTGKRTAQAAIRVAVDMVAEGLITEKEAVLRVEPEQLDQLLHPSLDPHAERQVIAKGLPASPGAASGQVVFTADEAEEQTRLKKKVILVRIETSPEDIHGMNAAQGILTARGGMTSHAAVVARGMGKCCVSGCGEVKIDYEKQQLKTKTGEIIKRGDYITLDGSAGEVMLGVVPKVEPEVSGNFAVFMGWADKLRRLKVRTNADTPHDSKVARDFGAEGIGLCRTEHMFFEGDRIQAVREMILAENVAGRKLALEKILPMQKGDFIGLFREMKGLPVTIRLLDPPLHEFLPQNDDDISELANVVGIRFSEVKEHVANLHEFNPMLGHRGCRLGITYPEVYDMQVRAIMEAACELVKNEGFTIIPEIMIPLISHVNELKILRANAVRVADEVCAAYGIKIDYLIGTMIELPRAALTADAIASEAEFFSFGTNDLTQTTYGLSRDDAGHFLPDYIERGVLKKDPFVALDQRGVGELVKIGFERGRSTRPDLKVGICGEHGGEPSSVAFCHDLGLDYVSCSPYRVPIARLAAAHAALKDT; from the coding sequence ATGTCTAAATTTGTATATGCCTTTGGTGTCGGTGAGGCTGACGGTGATGGATCAATGAAAGAGCTTTTGGGGGGCAAAGGTGCCAACCTGGCAGAGATGACTTCAATCGGCCTGCCGGTTCCTCCTGGGTTTACCCTGACCACGGAAGTTTGTACCGCCTATTATGAAAATAACCGGACTTACCCCGATAGTTTGTACAAGGAAGTTGAGCAGGCGTTAAAGTCTCTTGAGCAACGGATGGATAAAGTTTTCGGCGGTAGTGAAAATCCGCTGTTGGTGTCAGTTCGTTCAGGAGCACGTGCTTCAATGCCGGGAATGATGGATACGGTTTTGAATCTGGGCTTGAATGACAAGACTATCCAGGGTGTTATCCTGCAGAGTAATGACCCTCGTTTTGCTTATGATTCTTATCGGCGTTTTATCCAGATGTATGCCAATGTCGTTAAAGGCATGAATGGTGAAGTATTCGCTAAGATCCTGGTGGAGAAGAAAGAGGAAAAGGGGGTTGAGCTGGATACTGAGCTTGAGGCTGAGGATCTGCAACAATTGGTTAAAGCGTTTAAGGCAAGTTATAAAGATCACTTAAATGAAGACTTTCCAGAAGATCCAATGCAACAACTCTGGGAGGCTATCGGTGCCGTTTTTGGTTCTTGGATGACACCGCGTGCAGTGACCTACCGTAAGCTGCATGCAATTCCCAGTGACTGGGGAACGGCTGTGAATGTCCAGGGAATGGTTTTTGGTAATATGGGCGATGATTGCGCCACTGGTGTTGCTTTTACCCGCGACCCGGCTACCGGAGAAAACTATTTTTATGGAGAATATCTCGTCAATGCTCAAGGGGAAGATGTTGTTGCTGGAATCAGAACTCCGCAGCCGATCAATTTAGCCAAACATAAAGAAGGTGATCTTCCTGCGATGGAAGAAGTTATGCCGGAGAGTTATGCTCAGCTGGTCAAAATTCGCGAAGTCCTGGAAAAACACTACAAAGATATGCAAGATATTGAGTTTACGATTGAAAAAAATAAACTTTATATGTTGCAGACCAGGACCGGTAAACGGACAGCTCAAGCTGCTATTCGTGTTGCTGTTGATATGGTGGCAGAAGGGTTAATTACAGAAAAAGAAGCTGTTCTCCGGGTTGAACCCGAGCAACTAGATCAGCTATTGCATCCTTCACTGGACCCTCATGCTGAAAGACAGGTGATTGCAAAAGGGCTTCCAGCGTCCCCGGGCGCTGCCAGTGGTCAGGTGGTTTTTACTGCAGATGAAGCCGAAGAACAAACTCGGTTGAAGAAAAAAGTTATTCTGGTTCGGATTGAAACTAGTCCGGAAGATATCCATGGAATGAACGCTGCCCAGGGCATTTTAACGGCCCGTGGTGGGATGACCTCCCATGCTGCTGTTGTTGCACGTGGTATGGGAAAATGTTGCGTATCAGGTTGTGGAGAAGTCAAAATTGATTATGAAAAACAACAATTAAAAACGAAAACAGGGGAAATAATCAAGCGGGGCGATTACATCACATTAGATGGCTCTGCTGGTGAAGTTATGCTTGGTGTTGTCCCAAAAGTAGAGCCTGAAGTGAGTGGTAATTTTGCAGTTTTTATGGGGTGGGCAGATAAACTTCGTCGTCTCAAGGTGCGTACCAATGCCGATACTCCTCATGATTCCAAGGTGGCTCGAGACTTTGGTGCTGAGGGTATCGGCTTATGCCGGACTGAGCATATGTTTTTTGAAGGAGACCGAATCCAGGCTGTACGCGAAATGATTCTTGCAGAAAACGTTGCTGGACGTAAATTGGCTCTTGAAAAGATTTTACCGATGCAAAAAGGTGATTTTATTGGTCTTTTTCGCGAAATGAAAGGGCTACCTGTCACTATTCGTCTGCTTGATCCACCTTTGCATGAATTTTTGCCTCAAAACGATGATGACATTTCAGAATTGGCTAACGTTGTCGGTATCCGGTTTTCAGAAGTCAAGGAACATGTCGCGAATCTGCATGAATTTAATCCCATGCTTGGGCATCGTGGTTGTCGCTTAGGAATTACCTATCCTGAGGTTTATGATATGCAGGTGCGGGCAATTATGGAAGCGGCCTGTGAATTGGTTAAGAATGAGGGCTTTACGATTATTCCTGAGATCATGATTCCGTTGATCAGTCATGTCAATGAGTTGAAAATCTTGCGTGCTAATGCTGTTCGGGTGGCAGATGAAGTTTGTGCTGCCTATGGGATTAAAATCGATTATTTGATTGGCACAATGATTGAGCTTCCACGGGCTGCTCTGACAGCAGATGCTATTGCCAGTGAAGCTGAATTTTTCTCTTTTGGGACCAATGATTTAACTCAGACAACGTATGGCCTATCGCGTGACGATGCCGGTCATTTCTTGCCGGACTATATTGAGCGAGGTGTTCTGAAGAAAGACCCCTTTGTTGCTTTGGATCAGCGTGGAGTCGGCGAACTTGTAAAGATCGGTTTTGAAAGGGGGCGTAGTACCCGCCCTGATCTGAAGGTCGGGATTTGTGGCGAACATGGTGGTGAACCATCCAGCGTTGCTTTTTGCCATGATCTTGGCTTGGATTATGTTTCGTGCTCCCCATATCGGGTGCCGATAGCTCGTCTGGCTGCAGCACATGCTGCTTTGAAGGACACGTAG
- the glyQ gene encoding glycine--tRNA ligase subunit alpha, translating into MTFQNLILSLQNYWAKQGCIIQQPYDIETGAGTFNPATFLRALGPEPWNVAYVEPSRRPTDGRYGENPNRLQHYYQFQVLLKPSPQNIQDLYLDSLKSFGVDPLAHDIRFVEDDWESPTLGAWGLGWEVWLDGMEITQFTYFQQCGGFELKPIPGEITYGIERIAMYLQGVDNVYDLEWVNGIKYGDIHHQTEVQFSHYNFEEADTDMLFHLFDMYEKESLQLVAKDLVFPAYDFVLKCSHAFNLLDARSAISVTERASYIGRVRQMSKLCAAAYIDQREKLGHPLLKK; encoded by the coding sequence GTGACTTTTCAGAATTTAATTCTTTCGCTACAGAACTACTGGGCAAAGCAAGGTTGCATTATTCAGCAGCCGTATGATATCGAAACAGGCGCGGGTACGTTTAACCCCGCAACGTTTTTACGAGCGCTGGGACCAGAGCCTTGGAATGTTGCTTATGTCGAACCATCGCGTCGTCCTACCGATGGCCGTTATGGTGAAAATCCAAACCGGTTACAGCACTACTATCAGTTCCAGGTTTTGTTAAAACCATCACCTCAGAATATTCAGGATCTTTATCTTGATTCTCTCAAAAGTTTTGGTGTCGATCCTCTCGCTCATGATATCAGGTTTGTTGAAGATGACTGGGAATCTCCGACCTTAGGCGCCTGGGGGTTGGGCTGGGAAGTTTGGCTGGATGGAATGGAAATTACTCAATTCACCTATTTTCAACAGTGTGGAGGTTTTGAACTCAAACCCATCCCCGGTGAAATTACCTACGGAATTGAGCGTATTGCCATGTATCTGCAGGGTGTTGATAACGTTTATGACCTTGAGTGGGTCAACGGCATCAAATATGGGGATATTCATCATCAGACTGAAGTTCAGTTCTCTCATTATAACTTTGAGGAAGCTGATACGGATATGCTTTTTCACCTGTTTGATATGTATGAAAAAGAATCTCTCCAACTAGTTGCAAAAGATCTTGTTTTTCCTGCATATGATTTTGTTTTGAAATGTTCTCATGCTTTTAATTTGCTGGATGCCAGAAGTGCAATTTCAGTGACGGAACGGGCGAGTTATATTGGCAGGGTTCGACAAATGTCGAAACTTTGTGCAGCAGCTTATATTGACCAGCGAGAAAAGCTTGGCCATCCATTGTTGAAAAAGTGA